A stretch of Castanea sativa cultivar Marrone di Chiusa Pesio chromosome 2, ASM4071231v1 DNA encodes these proteins:
- the LOC142624996 gene encoding uncharacterized protein LOC142624996 encodes MEKPNSSNALVCELINKGTREWNINNLNSWFLPEDREAILGIPLSSSNTPDRLVWAETRSGKFTVKSAYALALEEKVHNTRADCSDESAGKIWKTIWQLRIPQKIKHFASKAARDILATKSNLAKRKITPNGMCDLYVVKMRKQSVICYGAVIMPKKFGRIAGSGVVIRDDAGEVFAALSKKWKSPLGAIEAEAKALEAGVNFAREVGIREAEFESDSVVICNALQGLVSPPSSVVNVLAGIMNEVSYFRQWKFAHVKRQGNVPAHLLAQHAKNVEDFVAWRADCPSLIEHACMQDKM; translated from the exons aTGGAAAAGCCTAATTCATCTAATGCTCTGGTTTGTGAGCTCATAAACAAAGGAACAAGGGAGTGGAATATTAATAATCTAAACAGTTGGTTCTTACCCGAAGATAGGGAAGCTATCCTGGGCATCCCGTTGAGCTCAAGCAACACTCCTGACAGACTAGTTTGGGCCGAGACTAGAAGTGGGAAATTCACTGTCAAAAGTGCTTATGCACTAGCATTGGAAGAAAAGGTGCACAACACCAGGGCTGACTGCTCGGACGAATCAGCGGGGAAAATATGGAAGACCATCTGGCAACTGAGAATCCCACAGAAAATAAAGCATTTTGCGTCGAAGGCAGCTCGAGACATTCTAGCCACAAAATCTAATTTGGCGAAGCGAAAAATCACGCCAAATGGAATGTGCGATCTATATGTGGTCAAAATGAGGAAACAGTCTGTCATCTGTTATGGAGCTGTGATCATGCCAAAGAAGTTTGGAAGAATA GCAGGATCTGGTGTGGTCATCAGAGATGATGCTGGGGAAGTGTTCGCAGCCCTGAGCAAGAAGTGGAAGAGCCCATTGGGTGCAATAGAAGCTGAAGCAAAAGCCTTGGAAGCCGGGGTCAACTTTGCAAGGGAGGTTGGAATTAGAGAGGCAGAGTTTGAGAGTGATTCTGTGGTGATTTGTAATGCTCTGCAAGGACTGGTGTCGCCGCCCTCTTCAGTAGTGAATGTACTTGCTGGGATAATGAACGAAGTATCATACTTCAGGCAATGGAAGTTTGCCCACGTTAAGAGGCAGGGAAATGTCCCTGCTCATTTACTAGCTCAACACGCTAAGAACGTTGAGGATTTTGTTGCATGGCGAGCGGATTGTCCTAGTCTGATAGAGCACGCTTGTATGCAAGACAAAATGTAA
- the LOC142624997 gene encoding uncharacterized protein LOC142624997 produces the protein MFFLYGHGGTGKTFVYKTIISFLQSRGEIVSAVASSGIASLLLPGERTAHSRFRIPLCVNEDLVCDIKQKTQLAEFLCATKLIIWDEAPMAHRHCFEALDRTLRDILRFFSNFDPNKVFGGITVIVGGDFRQILPVIPKGIREHVVASTINKSAIWNHCDIFMLTENMWLNQNFNNLEDDQSVVDFGNWILRIGNGEFENVDGESWIEIPEDLLIKPTRDPIADIINVTYPDMHDKMKDSQYLQERVILAPANEIVNKINDQILSLVDEEERVYLSSDTVCKSSNSITDLDMLYPAEFLNSLEFLGIPKHELKLKVGIPIMLLRNLDQIAGLCNGTRLIVTQLTDWVIEAKIITGTNIGSKVFIPRIILSPTESKWPFILKRIQFPISVSFAMTINKSQG, from the coding sequence ATGTTCTTTTTGTATGGCCATGGTGGAACTGGCAAAACTTTTGTgtataaaacaataatttcttTCCTCCAATCCCGTGGTGAAATCGTTTCAGCAGTAGCATCTTCAGGAATTGCATCACTCCTTCTGCCAGGTGAACGTACAGCTCACTCAAGATTTCGTATCCCATTATGTGTGAATGAAGATTTAGTGTGtgacattaaacaaaaaacacagttAGCTGAATTTCTTTGTGCTACAAAATTGATAATTTGGGATGAAGCTCCTATGGCACATCGTCATTGTTTTGAGGCTCTTGATAGAACATTGCGAGACATATTGCGCTTCTTCAGTAACTTTGATCCTAATAAAGTTTTTGGTGGTATCACAGTTATTGTTGGGGGAGATTTCAGACAGATATTGCCAGTAATACCAAAGGGTATAAGAGAACATGTTGTTGCATCAACCATAAACAAATCTGCCATTTGGAATCATTGTGACATATTTATGCTTACAGAAAATATGTGGCTcaatcaaaatttcaataatttggAAGATGATCAATCTGTTGTAGACTTTGGGAATTGGATTTTAAGGATTGGAAATGGTGAATTTGAGAATGTAGATGGAGAAAGCTGGATTGAGATTCCAGAGGATTTATTAATAAAACCAACCAGAGATCCAATAGCTGATATCATTAATGTCACATATCCTGATATGCATGATAAGATGAAAGACTCACAATACTTGCAAGAGAGAGTAATTTTAGCACCagcaaatgaaattgttaacaaaataaatgatcAGATTCTTTCTTTAGTTGATGAAGAAGAACGGGTCTATCTTAGCTCAGATACAGTATGCAAAAGTTCTAATAGCATTACTGATTTAGACATGTTGTATCCAGCTGAGTTTCTGAATTCACTTGAGTTCCTTGGAATTCCCAAACATGAGCTGAAGCTGAAAGTTGGAATCCCTATAATGTTATTGAGAAACCTTGATCAAATTGCAGGTTTATGTAATGGAACACGATTGATTGTCACCCAGCTTACTGATTGGGTTATTGAGGCAAAGATTATAACTGGGACAAATATTGGCTCTAAAGTCTTTATTCCAAGAATTATTTTGTCCCCTACAGAATCGAAGTGGCCATTCATTCTGAAGCGAATACAATTCCCAATTTCTGTTTCATTTGCAATGACAATAAACAAAAGTCAGGGTTAA